A genomic segment from Bradyrhizobium sp. CB1015 encodes:
- a CDS encoding ThiF family adenylyltransferase, whose product MSALSIDAISATSAYDEVLNSGTVLIDIREPTELVGKIAYGAINVPMNSLESRLPNLIKSPDQRLLLICETGKRSDTSTRSLRANGYSNVLSVHGGFRAWVQHDLPVQMVPHDPEATRYVRQIMLPEVGSIGQRALQNAKVLIVGAGGLGSPAAIYLTLAGVGTLGIADNDSVEESNLHRQPLHTEGSVSRQKVASASDTVRKLRSSLNVNVYPTRVDSSNASSIVSGYEVVLDCCDNFAARYALNSAAVAAGVPLVHAAIFRFEGHVSVFWPALGDNRSSCYVCSYPEQPEPEFSSSCNEAGVIGVLPGMLGILQAWEAIKVLLKIDSPLLDETGVWNGLDMSFSKFERFRDPQCPVCASRQLRSCEMPSMVSTPDPDSEHSRSEFSS is encoded by the coding sequence ATGAGCGCACTTTCGATCGACGCAATTTCGGCGACCTCGGCCTATGACGAGGTATTGAACTCAGGCACCGTGCTCATCGACATCCGAGAGCCGACCGAGTTGGTGGGAAAGATTGCCTATGGGGCGATAAATGTTCCCATGAATTCTCTGGAATCGCGGCTTCCGAATCTGATCAAGAGTCCCGATCAACGGTTGCTTCTTATTTGCGAGACCGGCAAACGAAGCGACACTAGTACTCGCTCTCTCCGTGCGAACGGATATTCCAATGTGCTGTCGGTTCACGGAGGATTTCGCGCTTGGGTTCAGCATGATCTTCCGGTTCAGATGGTTCCGCACGATCCGGAGGCGACTAGATATGTTCGCCAGATCATGCTCCCTGAGGTTGGATCCATCGGTCAGAGAGCGCTGCAGAATGCGAAAGTCCTGATAGTTGGCGCCGGCGGGTTGGGCTCTCCTGCCGCGATCTACCTGACTCTTGCCGGGGTTGGCACATTGGGAATTGCAGATAATGACTCCGTCGAGGAGTCGAATCTCCATCGACAGCCCCTTCACACTGAAGGCAGCGTCTCCAGGCAAAAGGTCGCTTCCGCGTCCGACACGGTGCGCAAGCTTCGCTCTTCGCTAAATGTCAATGTCTATCCAACCAGAGTGGATAGCTCTAACGCCAGCTCAATAGTAAGCGGGTACGAGGTCGTTCTTGATTGCTGCGACAACTTTGCAGCGCGTTATGCATTGAATTCTGCCGCAGTGGCCGCCGGCGTTCCCCTCGTGCACGCGGCGATCTTCCGCTTCGAAGGGCATGTTTCCGTGTTCTGGCCGGCTCTGGGAGACAATCGGAGCTCCTGCTATGTTTGTTCCTATCCTGAACAGCCAGAGCCTGAGTTTTCTTCATCGTGCAATGAAGCTGGTGTTATCGGCGTCCTTCCGGGAATGCTAGGTATTCTCCAGGCGTGGGAAGCCATCAAAGTGTTGCTGAAGATCGATTCTCCGCTTCTGGATGAAACCGGCGTTTGGAACGGCCTCGACATGAGCTTCTCGAAATTCGAGCGCTTCAGAGACCCACAATGCCCCGTATGCGCTTCGCGCCAGTTGCGCTCTTGCGAGATGCCGTCAATGGTGAGCACTCCAGACCCCGATAGCGAGCACTCTAGATCGGAGTTTTCGTCATGA
- a CDS encoding disulfide bond formation protein B: MTTQSAAIAAFKPAATSPALTASLLVTLIATVTIAGAWFFQLVLEILPCPLCLEQRYAYYLAIPLGALTALAARSGAPRPLLLAGLAILALATLANAGLGAYHSGVEWGFWKGPTDCSGPVVNLGSAADLLSKLDTVKVVRCDEVQWRFLGLSLAGYNVLISLVMAAIAAWGSVRTAKR; encoded by the coding sequence GTGACCACCCAGAGTGCCGCCATAGCTGCGTTCAAGCCGGCCGCCACGAGCCCCGCGCTGACCGCCTCGTTGCTGGTCACGCTGATCGCCACCGTCACCATCGCCGGCGCCTGGTTCTTCCAGCTCGTGCTGGAGATCCTGCCCTGTCCATTGTGCCTGGAGCAGCGCTACGCCTACTATCTCGCAATACCGCTCGGTGCCCTTACGGCACTGGCAGCGCGGAGCGGCGCGCCGCGGCCGCTGCTGCTGGCGGGGCTTGCGATCCTCGCCCTGGCGACGCTCGCCAATGCCGGCCTCGGCGCCTACCATTCCGGGGTCGAATGGGGGTTCTGGAAGGGACCGACCGACTGCTCCGGTCCGGTCGTCAATCTCGGCAGCGCCGCCGATCTGCTGTCGAAGCTCGACACCGTGAAGGTCGTGCGCTGCGACGAGGTGCAGTGGCGCTTCCTCGGCCTCTCGCTCGCCGGCTACAACGTGCTGATCTCGCTCGTGATGGCCGCGATCGCCGCGTGGGGATCTGTGCGGACGGCGAAGCGCTAA
- a CDS encoding M20 family metallopeptidase, with the protein MDNRSDIWRGIDTIKARFIDLSDRVWGMPEVCYTEARSAAEHLAELRHQGFRITENVAGIPTALIGEWGEGGPVIAFMGEYDALPGLSQEAGVAEHRPIETGGHGHGCGHNLLGSAALLAATAVKDWLAENNVPGRVRYYGCPAEEGGAAKAFMVRSGAFEDADIAITWHPHSFWEVAVTPSLANTRADFTFTGRTSHAAASPHLGRSALDAVELMNVGVNYMREHMPSDARVHYALLDTGGIAPNVVQAHARVRYSIRARDLPGMNELVERVSKIAQGAALMTETKVEMKIISAVSNILPNAPLEQALHQVMEELGPPHFDDADKSFAGQIRATLSDKDIASVYYAIGMEPTDRPLADFLVPLDAKRNPLVGSTDVGDVSWVVPTVQVHAPTVAIGTPFHTWQVVAQGKSPHAHKAMVQAAKAMAGLGIKALTEPELIKAAKADLQKRTARTPYVCPLPDHVAPPLDMSVA; encoded by the coding sequence ATGGACAACCGCAGCGACATCTGGCGTGGCATCGACACGATCAAGGCACGTTTCATCGACCTCAGCGACAGGGTCTGGGGCATGCCTGAGGTCTGCTACACCGAGGCGCGGTCTGCCGCCGAGCATCTCGCCGAGCTGCGTCATCAGGGATTCCGCATCACCGAGAACGTCGCCGGCATCCCGACTGCGCTGATCGGCGAGTGGGGCGAGGGCGGTCCGGTCATCGCCTTCATGGGCGAGTACGATGCGCTGCCGGGCCTCAGCCAGGAGGCGGGTGTCGCCGAGCATCGCCCGATCGAGACCGGCGGCCATGGCCATGGCTGCGGTCACAACCTGCTCGGTTCCGCCGCGCTGCTCGCCGCGACGGCGGTGAAGGACTGGCTGGCGGAGAACAATGTGCCCGGCCGCGTGCGCTATTACGGCTGCCCGGCGGAGGAAGGCGGCGCGGCCAAGGCCTTCATGGTGCGCTCCGGCGCGTTCGAAGACGCCGACATCGCCATCACCTGGCATCCGCACAGTTTCTGGGAAGTGGCAGTGACGCCGTCGCTCGCGAACACGCGCGCCGATTTCACCTTCACCGGCCGCACCTCGCATGCGGCGGCCTCGCCGCATCTCGGCCGTTCGGCGCTCGATGCGGTGGAATTGATGAATGTCGGCGTCAACTACATGCGCGAGCACATGCCGAGCGACGCGCGCGTGCACTACGCGCTGCTCGACACCGGCGGCATCGCGCCCAACGTGGTGCAGGCCCATGCGCGCGTCCGCTATTCGATCCGCGCGCGCGATCTTCCCGGCATGAACGAGCTGGTCGAGCGCGTGTCCAAGATCGCGCAAGGCGCGGCGTTGATGACCGAGACCAAGGTCGAGATGAAGATCATCTCCGCGGTCTCCAACATCCTGCCGAACGCGCCGCTGGAGCAGGCGCTGCACCAGGTGATGGAAGAGCTCGGACCGCCGCATTTCGACGATGCGGACAAGAGCTTTGCCGGCCAGATCCGTGCGACCTTGAGCGACAAGGACATCGCGTCGGTCTATTACGCGATCGGCATGGAGCCGACCGATCGGCCGCTGGCCGACTTCCTGGTGCCGCTCGACGCCAAGCGCAATCCGCTCGTCGGTTCGACCGATGTCGGCGACGTGAGCTGGGTGGTGCCGACGGTGCAGGTGCACGCACCCACGGTTGCAATCGGCACGCCCTTCCACACCTGGCAGGTGGTGGCGCAGGGCAAGAGCCCGCATGCGCACAAGGCCATGGTGCAGGCCGCCAAGGCGATGGCCGGTCTCGGCATCAAGGCGTTGACGGAACCGGAACTCATCAAGGCCGCCAAGGCGGATCTCCAGAAGCGGACGGCCAGGACACCTTACGTTTGTCCGCTGCCGGATCACGTCGCGCCGCCGCTCGACATGTCCGTGGCGTAG
- a CDS encoding MoaD/ThiS family protein, with protein sequence MSETITVQLSSQLQKAAECPAIISVTAASVDELVALLKARYASLHRQIVDDTGEFRRFVRVYVDGVDIRRLSSDSRALKSGSTVSFIPALSGG encoded by the coding sequence ATGTCGGAAACCATTACGGTGCAGCTCTCCAGCCAGCTACAAAAAGCAGCCGAATGTCCGGCTATAATTTCGGTGACGGCAGCATCGGTTGACGAGTTGGTTGCACTACTCAAGGCTCGATACGCGAGTCTCCATCGGCAAATCGTAGACGACACCGGCGAGTTCAGGCGATTTGTCCGCGTATACGTTGATGGGGTTGACATACGGCGCCTATCAAGCGACTCGCGGGCGCTGAAATCGGGCTCGACGGTCAGCTTCATTCCGGCTTTGTCGGGGGGTTAG
- a CDS encoding tyrosine-type recombinase/integrase, translated as MEWTEVDWDTERWTVPAAKMKTGWDHVVPLSRQALAILTSVQKLTGHRRYAFSCSRDTPLSNNTLNKRLRLLGIDTKTEHCAHGFRTTFSTLSHHEEIKDAKAWDGDVVELQLAHLDNSTVEGLYKKYGPLALIGSRTKLMQHWADRIDHWLDPKRVIPIKGGAQGNVGNHYGAALQPATKSSRMSGYNFGDGSIG; from the coding sequence ATGGAGTGGACCGAGGTCGATTGGGACACCGAACGCTGGACTGTTCCAGCCGCAAAGATGAAGACCGGCTGGGACCACGTCGTGCCTCTGTCGCGCCAGGCACTTGCAATTCTTACGAGCGTTCAGAAGCTAACCGGCCATCGCCGGTACGCGTTCTCCTGCTCGAGGGACACACCGCTGTCGAACAACACACTCAACAAGCGCTTGCGACTGCTTGGCATTGACACCAAGACTGAACATTGTGCCCACGGATTCCGAACCACCTTCTCGACCCTGTCTCACCACGAAGAGATCAAGGACGCCAAAGCATGGGATGGTGATGTCGTCGAGCTGCAGCTCGCGCATCTCGATAACTCTACCGTCGAAGGTCTCTACAAGAAGTACGGCCCACTCGCGCTGATCGGCTCGCGCACAAAGCTGATGCAGCATTGGGCTGATCGGATTGACCACTGGCTCGATCCCAAGAGGGTCATTCCGATCAAGGGAGGCGCGCAGGGCAATGTCGGAAACCATTACGGTGCAGCTCTCCAGCCAGCTACAAAAAGCAGCCGAATGTCCGGCTATAATTTCGGTGACGGCAGCATCGGTTGA
- a CDS encoding S1C family serine protease: MSTLTEWRVPPANQPRASDYGFDLDRALGSVVGLHAIIPPDAFSAETLGTERAGNGVVIDDGLVLTIGYLITEAESVWLHRADGRVVEGHALGFDSETGFGLVQALGQLDIAPLPLGSSAATRIGDRVVVGGAGGRTRSVASQVVAKQEFAGYWEYLLDEAIFTAPAHPNWGGTALLNERGELIGIGSLQLERERDGKAEHVNMIVPIDLLKPILDDLRKFGRVNKPARPWLGLFSTEIDNRVVVIGISANGPAARAELKTGDVILAVNGDKVTSQTAFYKKMWALGAAGVDVPLTVHHEGVTFDVTVTSTDRFKLLKAPKLH; encoded by the coding sequence ATGAGCACTCTGACCGAATGGAGAGTGCCGCCGGCGAACCAGCCGCGGGCGAGCGACTACGGTTTCGATCTCGACCGCGCGCTCGGCTCCGTCGTCGGCCTGCACGCCATCATCCCGCCGGACGCCTTCAGTGCCGAGACGCTGGGCACCGAACGCGCCGGCAACGGCGTCGTGATCGACGACGGCCTGGTGCTCACGATAGGTTATCTCATCACCGAGGCAGAATCGGTCTGGCTGCACCGCGCCGATGGACGCGTGGTGGAGGGCCATGCGCTCGGCTTCGATTCCGAGACCGGGTTCGGGCTGGTGCAGGCGCTCGGCCAGCTCGACATTGCGCCGCTGCCGCTCGGCTCATCGGCGGCGACGCGGATCGGCGACCGCGTCGTGGTCGGCGGCGCCGGCGGGCGCACGCGCTCGGTCGCGAGCCAGGTCGTGGCAAAGCAGGAATTCGCCGGTTACTGGGAATATCTGCTGGATGAGGCCATCTTCACCGCTCCCGCACATCCGAACTGGGGCGGCACGGCACTGCTCAACGAACGCGGCGAGCTGATCGGCATCGGCTCGCTCCAGCTCGAGCGCGAACGTGACGGCAAGGCCGAGCACGTCAACATGATCGTGCCGATCGACCTCCTGAAGCCGATCCTGGACGATCTGCGCAAGTTCGGCCGCGTCAACAAGCCGGCACGGCCCTGGCTCGGGCTCTTCTCGACGGAGATCGACAACCGCGTGGTGGTGATCGGGATCTCCGCCAACGGCCCGGCCGCCCGCGCCGAGCTCAAGACCGGCGACGTCATCCTCGCCGTCAACGGCGACAAGGTGACGAGCCAGACCGCCTTCTACAAGAAAATGTGGGCGCTCGGCGCCGCCGGCGTCGACGTGCCGCTCACCGTTCATCATGAAGGCGTCACCTTCGACGTCACGGTGACGTCGACCGATCGCTTCAAGCTCCTGAAGGCGCCGAAGCTGCACTGA
- a CDS encoding phospholipase gives MTEAVVDDIVAVLPPLLNALEALGFFQRHLHPPAFATVMDAIGTPDQALQTAHAAIGDWPEQFAGLRERLDRACGETLAAFAGIREVERGHGDLVAVFRALRHVPRAQEALYPLASQFPPVSGFFLNAANRDNADLLSRLEAGASEDTGIFHDHNEPGSRGGFSVYVPEYYTPGRDMPLVMALHGGSGNGRGFLWSWLRDARSRGAILVAPTATGPTWALMGEDTDTPNLMRILEDVRSRWSIDPSRMLLTGMSDGGTFCYVTGLDGASPFTHLAPVAATFHPLMAEMADATRLQGLPIFITHGKLDWMFPVQTARQTQAALSAGGAQVTYREVDDLSHTYPREINAELMQWLNGE, from the coding sequence ATGACCGAGGCCGTGGTGGACGACATCGTGGCCGTGCTGCCGCCGCTGCTCAACGCGCTGGAAGCGCTCGGCTTCTTCCAGCGGCATCTGCATCCGCCGGCCTTCGCCACGGTGATGGATGCGATCGGTACGCCGGACCAGGCGCTGCAGACGGCGCACGCGGCAATCGGGGATTGGCCGGAACAGTTCGCTGGCCTGCGCGAGCGGCTCGATCGCGCCTGCGGCGAGACGCTCGCTGCCTTTGCCGGCATTCGCGAGGTCGAGCGAGGCCATGGCGATCTCGTCGCGGTGTTCCGCGCCCTGCGCCATGTCCCTCGCGCGCAGGAGGCGCTTTATCCGCTGGCGTCGCAGTTTCCGCCCGTGAGCGGCTTCTTCCTCAACGCCGCCAATCGCGACAATGCGGATTTGTTGTCGCGGCTCGAAGCCGGCGCGAGCGAAGATACCGGCATCTTCCACGACCACAACGAGCCTGGCAGCCGCGGTGGCTTCTCGGTCTATGTCCCCGAATATTACACGCCCGGGCGAGACATGCCGCTGGTGATGGCGCTGCATGGCGGCAGCGGCAACGGACGCGGCTTTCTGTGGAGCTGGCTCCGCGACGCCCGCAGTCGTGGCGCGATCCTGGTGGCGCCGACCGCGACCGGACCAACCTGGGCGCTGATGGGCGAGGACACCGACACGCCGAACCTCATGCGCATCCTCGAGGACGTGCGCAGCCGCTGGAGCATCGACCCCTCGCGCATGCTGCTGACAGGCATGAGCGACGGCGGCACCTTCTGCTACGTCACCGGCCTCGACGGCGCCTCACCGTTCACGCATCTCGCGCCTGTTGCAGCGACCTTCCATCCGCTGATGGCGGAAATGGCCGACGCAACGCGCCTGCAGGGCCTGCCTATCTTCATCACTCACGGCAAGCTCGACTGGATGTTTCCGGTGCAGACCGCGCGACAGACGCAGGCGGCGCTCTCCGCGGGCGGTGCCCAAGTCACCTATCGCGAGGTCGACGACCTCAGCCACACCTATCCGCGCGAGATCAATGCGGAGCTGATGCAGTGGCTGAACGGAGAATGA
- a CDS encoding TetR/AcrR family transcriptional regulator, whose amino-acid sequence MSDGKGDVWVEAGFAELARAGVEGVRVEVLAKNLGVTKGGFYRRFADRAALLEAMLEAWRKGRIAAIAQQTSLDGQTPRERLGAVIQLYSERLNPEGMAIELAIRQWARSDQNAAAAVANVDAERLKHVGDLYRATGLATEEADAQAFLFYCFIFGQSLLFVESGPRKRSQLVAKSAEKLLD is encoded by the coding sequence ATGAGTGACGGCAAGGGCGATGTCTGGGTCGAGGCTGGATTTGCCGAGCTCGCCCGCGCCGGGGTGGAGGGCGTGCGGGTCGAGGTGCTCGCCAAGAATCTCGGCGTCACCAAGGGCGGCTTCTACCGCCGCTTCGCCGACCGCGCCGCGCTGCTCGAGGCCATGCTGGAAGCCTGGCGCAAGGGCCGCATCGCCGCGATCGCGCAGCAGACAAGTCTCGACGGGCAAACGCCCCGCGAGCGGCTCGGGGCGGTGATCCAGCTCTATTCCGAGCGGCTCAATCCCGAAGGCATGGCGATCGAGCTTGCGATCCGGCAATGGGCCCGCTCGGACCAGAACGCCGCGGCGGCGGTGGCGAACGTCGACGCGGAGCGGCTCAAGCACGTCGGCGACCTCTATCGCGCGACCGGCCTTGCGACCGAGGAGGCCGACGCGCAGGCCTTCCTGTTCTACTGCTTCATCTTCGGCCAGAGCCTGTTGTTCGTCGAGAGCGGTCCGCGCAAGCGGTCGCAGCTCGTGGCGAAATCCGCCGAGAAGCTGCTCGACTGA
- a CDS encoding AbrB family transcriptional regulator, with translation MKQITASLSFEWPSRAKILSTLETLVIGTAGGLVFLLAGLPGGLISGSMIAVGIAAIAGRQLTLPPILTQTVLVLLGISLGSVVSRHLLQQVSAYPLTIGLLALATFCSTFGSSYYLQRIHGWDRTSAFLAGSPGALSQITILAVERGADLPGIAVVQTMRVIILTAALPMVLAIAGVAPSAAPSLTTAIASPLDLLELAAASLAAALVLRLIKFPASWMFGAMIASSVLHGAGWVEGGLPDWVRGVALIGIGALIGSRFARMRIKTLAGHLGAALGSFAVAIAVSAIFVGIVALTTQVKFSDVVVAFAPGAMDAMLALALTLHIDPIFVGAHHLSRFVFVTIATPGIVHLFGRTQDDVDD, from the coding sequence GTGAAGCAAATCACCGCCTCCCTGTCGTTCGAATGGCCGAGCCGTGCCAAGATCCTGAGCACGCTGGAGACGCTCGTCATCGGGACCGCCGGCGGCCTCGTGTTTCTGCTCGCCGGCCTTCCCGGCGGGCTGATCTCGGGCTCGATGATCGCGGTCGGGATCGCCGCGATCGCCGGCCGCCAGCTGACCCTGCCGCCGATCCTGACCCAGACCGTGCTGGTGCTGCTCGGCATCTCGCTGGGCTCGGTCGTCTCGCGCCATTTGCTTCAGCAGGTCAGCGCCTATCCTCTCACCATCGGCCTGCTTGCGCTCGCCACGTTCTGCTCCACGTTCGGCTCGAGCTATTACCTCCAGCGCATTCATGGCTGGGACCGCACCTCGGCTTTCCTGGCCGGCAGCCCCGGCGCGCTGTCGCAGATCACCATCCTGGCGGTCGAGCGGGGCGCCGACCTGCCGGGCATTGCGGTGGTGCAGACCATGCGCGTCATCATCCTGACCGCCGCGCTGCCGATGGTGCTGGCGATTGCAGGCGTCGCACCCTCCGCCGCGCCGTCGCTGACGACGGCGATCGCCTCGCCGCTCGATCTCCTGGAGCTTGCCGCGGCCTCGCTGGCGGCAGCGCTCGTGTTGCGGCTGATCAAATTTCCCGCGAGCTGGATGTTCGGAGCGATGATCGCCTCCAGCGTGCTGCATGGTGCCGGATGGGTCGAGGGTGGCCTGCCGGACTGGGTGCGCGGCGTGGCGCTGATCGGGATCGGCGCGCTGATCGGCAGCCGTTTCGCGCGGATGCGGATCAAGACCCTCGCCGGCCACCTCGGCGCGGCCCTGGGCTCGTTTGCCGTGGCCATCGCCGTCTCCGCCATCTTCGTCGGCATCGTGGCGCTGACCACCCAGGTGAAATTCTCCGACGTCGTCGTCGCCTTCGCGCCCGGCGCGATGGACGCGATGCTGGCATTGGCCTTGACGCTGCACATCGACCCGATCTTCGTCGGCGCCCATCACCTGTCGCGTTTCGTGTTCGTGACGATCGCAACGCCGGGCATCGTGCATCTGTTCGGACGCACGCAGGACGACGTGGACGATTGA
- a CDS encoding PsiF family protein, producing MTFTSRLAAVALASLLVTGTAFAQTTAPATKTDTKTDAAVTADKKAPKERSAESLECSKQADAKGLKGKERKKFRRECMKEAKAGTAAPAAPAADKK from the coding sequence ATGACCTTCACGTCCCGCCTCGCCGCCGTCGCTCTCGCCTCCCTGCTCGTCACCGGCACCGCTTTCGCGCAGACCACCGCGCCGGCCACCAAGACCGATACGAAGACCGATGCCGCTGTCACCGCCGACAAGAAGGCACCGAAGGAGCGCTCGGCCGAGTCGCTCGAATGCTCCAAGCAGGCGGACGCCAAGGGATTGAAGGGCAAGGAGCGCAAGAAATTTCGCCGTGAGTGCATGAAGGAAGCGAAGGCTGGCACCGCCGCCCCCGCAGCTCCTGCTGCCGACAAAAAATAA
- a CDS encoding PaaI family thioesterase, whose product MAAFEPKNPGYRAASIAMFDSQPAMRTLGIVIVRLAPGEVELAMLHAPALTQQNGFIHAGIIAAGLDNACGVAAFSLMPPEAGILTVEFKTTLLAPARGERFVFKAEVVKPGRTLTFCEAKAYAEHDGKTTLIAAMSGTLMAMLPHPAA is encoded by the coding sequence ATGGCTGCGTTTGAGCCGAAAAACCCGGGCTATCGCGCGGCTTCCATCGCCATGTTCGATAGCCAGCCGGCAATGCGCACGCTCGGCATCGTGATCGTCCGTCTCGCGCCGGGCGAGGTCGAACTGGCGATGCTGCATGCGCCGGCCCTCACGCAGCAGAACGGTTTCATCCATGCCGGCATCATCGCGGCCGGGCTCGACAACGCCTGCGGCGTTGCGGCCTTCAGCTTGATGCCCCCGGAGGCCGGTATCCTCACCGTCGAATTCAAGACCACGCTGCTCGCGCCCGCCCGCGGCGAGCGCTTCGTCTTCAAGGCCGAAGTGGTCAAGCCCGGCCGCACGCTGACCTTCTGCGAGGCAAAGGCCTACGCCGAGCATGATGGCAAGACCACGCTGATCGCCGCGATGAGCGGGACGTTGATGGCGATGCTGCCTCACCCGGCGGCCTAG
- a CDS encoding thioesterase family protein, whose amino-acid sequence MEQEATYRGTVYPWQCDHVGHMNIMWYVGKFDEANWNLFARLGLTPSYLRSSGRGMAAVQQSIAYKRELLAGDIVEIRSHLLEIRDKSIRFRHDMTNAETGELAATCEITGVHMDRQLRKSAPFADAIREAASRHLAEPAEA is encoded by the coding sequence ATGGAGCAGGAGGCGACCTATCGCGGCACCGTCTATCCGTGGCAATGCGACCATGTCGGGCACATGAACATCATGTGGTATGTCGGCAAATTCGACGAGGCCAACTGGAATCTGTTCGCTCGCCTCGGCCTGACGCCGAGCTATTTGCGCTCTTCCGGCCGCGGCATGGCCGCCGTCCAGCAGAGCATCGCCTACAAGCGCGAGCTGCTGGCCGGCGATATCGTCGAGATCCGCAGCCATCTGCTCGAAATCAGGGACAAGTCGATCCGCTTCCGGCACGACATGACGAATGCCGAGACCGGCGAGCTCGCCGCGACGTGCGAGATCACCGGCGTGCACATGGATCGCCAATTGCGGAAGTCCGCACCGTTCGCCGATGCCATCCGCGAAGCGGCCTCGAGGCATCTTGCCGAACCAGCCGAGGCCTGA
- a CDS encoding DsbA family protein, which yields MTGFGKSGLAPTRRAALMLIGAGALAVGGIVPARAAAGDDEVLTEAKVLRDPDTPVAGNPDGNITIVEWSDYNCPYCRKLEPELRQVVQDDGKVRLVMKDWPILGPVSVAAARSALAAKFQNKYHQAHDAMIGVSSRLTESRINELLAAAGVDMDRLKRDLTGHAKDIDAILKRNNEQAEAFGFHGTPSFIVGKYRVPGALSMAEFEQVIADARKAKMN from the coding sequence ATGACGGGATTTGGGAAGAGTGGCCTTGCGCCGACGCGGCGCGCAGCCTTGATGCTGATCGGAGCGGGTGCTCTCGCGGTAGGTGGCATCGTCCCGGCCCGCGCGGCGGCCGGGGATGACGAGGTGCTGACCGAAGCCAAGGTGCTGCGCGATCCCGACACGCCCGTCGCAGGCAATCCCGACGGCAACATCACCATCGTCGAATGGTCCGATTACAATTGTCCCTATTGCCGCAAGCTCGAGCCCGAACTGCGCCAGGTCGTCCAGGACGACGGCAAGGTGCGGCTGGTGATGAAGGACTGGCCGATCCTCGGGCCGGTTTCGGTCGCCGCCGCGCGGAGCGCGCTGGCGGCCAAATTCCAGAACAAGTACCACCAGGCCCATGACGCCATGATCGGCGTCAGCTCGCGCCTGACCGAGTCGCGCATCAACGAGCTGCTCGCGGCCGCCGGGGTCGACATGGACCGGTTGAAGCGCGATCTCACCGGGCACGCCAAGGACATCGACGCCATCCTCAAGCGCAACAACGAGCAGGCTGAAGCTTTCGGATTCCATGGCACCCCATCCTTCATCGTCGGCAAGTATCGCGTGCCCGGCGCGCTCAGCATGGCCGAGTTCGAGCAGGTCATCGCCGACGCCCGCAAGGCCAAGATGAACTGA
- a CDS encoding Arm DNA-binding domain-containing protein: protein MIVTVCSHPSPAARFVGIFVGLGRTDVRGDFRFSERKDRADGPQERRRARKPEADQERRRLPRRPTQIQWGEWSPAKISDVTGGGLYLFVTADVSRPGHAASKLWRMSYRFHGRQKTYSIGPYGNGSDGSFSLADARREREKAKDQLKEGKDPSTEKQLDKHRKAAVRSFGQWADEWLAKKKVEKVKRGRIVAVRDPKTIEVLELRVGYVKGRFGKLCRQDIKRPDVLAFMRSYEADGKLETRDRVRSIGEQICDYADVEGDGYNPFRNLNGQMIANISTPRPGVTEPRDV, encoded by the coding sequence GTGATCGTCACCGTTTGTTCTCATCCGTCCCCAGCCGCCCGATTTGTTGGTATTTTTGTTGGTCTCGGGAGAACGGACGTTCGCGGTGACTTCCGCTTTTCCGAACGAAAGGATCGAGCAGATGGCCCGCAAGAGCGACGGCGCGCACGTAAACCCGAAGCAGATCAGGAGCGACGTCGACTGCCGCGCCGCCCGACCCAAATTCAGTGGGGCGAGTGGAGCCCGGCCAAGATTTCCGACGTGACTGGCGGCGGCCTGTATCTATTCGTCACGGCCGACGTGAGCAGGCCCGGGCACGCTGCTTCCAAACTCTGGCGGATGAGCTACCGCTTCCACGGCCGCCAGAAAACCTACTCCATTGGCCCTTACGGCAATGGCAGCGATGGCTCGTTCTCTCTTGCTGACGCGCGGCGCGAGCGCGAAAAGGCCAAAGACCAGCTTAAGGAAGGAAAAGATCCGAGCACCGAGAAGCAGCTGGACAAGCACAGGAAGGCGGCCGTCCGGTCTTTCGGGCAATGGGCGGACGAGTGGCTCGCGAAGAAAAAAGTGGAGAAAGTCAAACGCGGCAGGATCGTAGCGGTGCGCGATCCCAAGACCATCGAGGTGCTTGAGCTTCGCGTCGGCTACGTCAAGGGTCGCTTCGGCAAGCTGTGCAGGCAGGACATTAAGCGTCCGGACGTGCTCGCTTTCATGCGTTCATACGAAGCCGACGGGAAGCTGGAAACCCGCGACCGCGTACGCAGCATCGGTGAGCAAATCTGCGACTATGCCGATGTCGAAGGAGACGGCTACAATCCATTCCGTAACCTGAATGGGCAGATGATTGCGAACATTTCGACGCCGCGCCCCGGCGTGACCGAACCACGCGACGTGTGA